Proteins co-encoded in one Cryptosporangium aurantiacum genomic window:
- a CDS encoding fibronectin type III domain-containing protein, which yields MRQDPHSTQSRRPRLGRAATALTLLGAAIGLSPAAPAPATVSAAGTASTRVFTADAQPTWQTNGTVWAVTHVAGVIYIGGSFSTVRPPGAAPGTREVARDNLAAFDARTGNLLPLSHRFASPQHTFGESKPDVSCDVDWDAQTYTCDTIYRIKASPDGSAIYVAGDFTTVDGQARSKIAAFPTANATRVNPSLDPGFVPTGVNSRVRALAVGSSAVYAGGLFTQAGGQARERVAAFDRRTGGVTAFNANADGEVIAISLSADETRLVVGGNYNTLNGVAQHALGAVSPTTGQSTAWAWRGVPRTSYITDMTADSNAVYLTANGEGTWDGRAAVDPQTGKLLWFDSCLGASWAVALHGDLLYTGSHAHNCNDTDGGFPEQATDQAEPRYYRLLAQTTRGNSTTIQYWFPSTNGGDPNIPATRSPSKLGPRAMASDGRSLWVGGQFTTVNNVPQQGLTRFTLTARSKAPSTPAAPTVQNSGQNQVTVTWRGVEDLDDPTVTYQVYRGSTLVYRGRASAKPWETSKSYSFTDRGLTAGTTVRYTVRAVDARGTAGAFSPAATATVGRSVEPAEDWSDPWSGGWNQQDPWSETDWNWGW from the coding sequence GTGCGCCAGGACCCCCATTCGACTCAATCCCGCCGCCCGCGTCTCGGACGCGCCGCCACGGCGCTCACGCTGCTCGGCGCCGCGATCGGACTGTCCCCCGCGGCGCCGGCGCCCGCGACCGTCAGCGCCGCGGGCACCGCGTCCACCCGCGTCTTCACCGCGGACGCCCAGCCCACCTGGCAGACGAACGGAACCGTGTGGGCGGTCACCCACGTCGCCGGGGTGATCTACATCGGCGGCAGCTTCTCGACCGTCCGCCCGCCCGGCGCGGCACCCGGCACCCGGGAGGTCGCCAGGGACAACCTGGCCGCGTTCGACGCCCGCACCGGGAACTTGCTGCCGCTCTCCCACCGGTTCGCCTCGCCGCAGCACACGTTCGGCGAGTCGAAGCCGGACGTGTCCTGCGACGTCGACTGGGACGCTCAGACCTACACCTGCGACACGATCTACCGGATCAAGGCGTCGCCAGACGGTTCGGCGATCTACGTGGCCGGCGACTTCACCACCGTGGACGGTCAGGCACGAAGCAAGATCGCCGCGTTCCCCACCGCGAACGCGACCCGGGTCAACCCGTCGCTGGATCCCGGCTTCGTCCCGACCGGCGTCAACTCCCGCGTCCGCGCCCTCGCGGTCGGGTCGAGCGCGGTCTACGCCGGTGGCCTCTTCACCCAGGCCGGCGGTCAGGCGCGGGAGCGCGTCGCCGCGTTCGACCGGCGTACCGGCGGGGTGACCGCGTTCAACGCGAACGCGGACGGCGAGGTGATCGCGATCTCGCTGTCCGCCGACGAGACGCGGCTGGTCGTCGGCGGCAACTACAACACGCTGAACGGCGTCGCCCAGCACGCGCTCGGCGCGGTCAGCCCCACCACCGGCCAGAGCACGGCCTGGGCCTGGCGTGGCGTCCCCCGCACGTCGTACATCACCGACATGACCGCGGACAGCAACGCTGTCTACCTGACGGCCAACGGCGAGGGGACGTGGGACGGGCGGGCCGCGGTCGACCCGCAGACCGGCAAGCTTCTCTGGTTCGACAGCTGCCTCGGCGCGTCGTGGGCGGTGGCGCTGCACGGCGACCTGCTCTACACCGGATCACACGCGCACAACTGCAACGACACCGACGGCGGCTTCCCGGAGCAGGCCACCGACCAGGCCGAGCCGCGCTACTACCGCCTGCTGGCGCAGACCACCCGTGGGAACAGCACGACGATCCAGTACTGGTTCCCGTCGACGAACGGCGGTGACCCGAACATCCCGGCGACCCGGTCGCCGTCGAAGCTGGGGCCACGCGCGATGGCCAGCGACGGCCGGTCGCTCTGGGTCGGCGGCCAGTTCACGACCGTCAACAACGTGCCGCAGCAGGGCCTGACCCGGTTCACGCTCACCGCGCGGTCGAAGGCACCGTCGACGCCGGCCGCGCCGACCGTCCAGAACAGCGGGCAGAACCAGGTGACGGTCACCTGGCGCGGGGTCGAAGACCTGGACGACCCGACCGTGACGTACCAGGTCTACCGCGGCTCGACGCTGGTCTACCGGGGCCGCGCGTCGGCCAAGCCGTGGGAGACGTCGAAGAGTTACTCGTTCACCGACCGCGGTCTCACCGCGGGCACGACCGTGCGCTACACGGTCCGCGCGGTCGACGCCCGCGGTACCGCGGGCGCGTTCTCCCCGGCGGCCACCGCGACCGTCGGCCGGAGCGTGGAGCCCGCCGAGGACTGGTCCGACCCGTGGAGCGGGGGCTGGAACCAGCAGGACCCCTGGTCCGAAACAGACTGGAACTGGGGCTGGTAG
- a CDS encoding inositol monophosphatase family protein codes for MTCDSDVELARLLATHAGVILLRLRTRKPMPASRLKADGDRRSHDFLTAALAKLRPADAVLSEEGADDAARLSARRVWIVDPLDGTREYSELDRDDWAIHVALWEDGELVAGAVALPGLGPTLTSEQPPQLRPAAAKPRILVSRSRPPAYAEAVAEKLGAELLPMGSAGAKAMAVVRGQAEAYLHDGGQYEWDSAAPVVVARGAGLHTSRVDGSPLSYNNPNPYQPDLLICRPELATPILSAIAASK; via the coding sequence ATGACCTGTGACTCGGACGTCGAGTTAGCACGGCTGCTGGCCACGCACGCCGGGGTGATCCTGCTCCGGTTGCGAACCCGCAAGCCGATGCCCGCGAGCCGGCTGAAGGCCGACGGCGACCGGCGGTCCCACGACTTTCTGACCGCGGCCCTGGCCAAGCTCCGGCCCGCTGACGCGGTGCTCTCCGAGGAGGGCGCCGACGACGCCGCGCGGCTGTCGGCCCGGCGGGTCTGGATCGTCGACCCGCTGGACGGGACCCGCGAGTACTCGGAGCTCGACCGGGACGACTGGGCGATCCACGTCGCGCTCTGGGAGGACGGTGAGCTGGTCGCGGGCGCGGTCGCGCTGCCCGGCCTCGGCCCGACGCTGACCAGCGAACAGCCGCCCCAGTTGCGTCCGGCGGCGGCCAAGCCACGGATCCTGGTGAGCCGCAGCCGTCCGCCCGCCTATGCCGAGGCGGTGGCCGAGAAGCTCGGAGCCGAGCTGCTGCCGATGGGTTCGGCGGGTGCGAAGGCGATGGCGGTCGTCCGCGGGCAGGCCGAGGCGTACCTGCACGACGGCGGGCAGTACGAGTGGGATTCGGCGGCGCCGGTGGTCGTGGCGCGCGGGGCGGGTCTGCACACGTCCCGGGTGGACGGGTCGCCGCTGAGCTACAACAACCCGAACCCGTACCAGCCTGACCTGCTGATCTGCCGGCCCGAACTCGCCACCCCGATCTTGTCGGCGATCGCAGCGTCCAAATAG
- a CDS encoding sigma-70 family RNA polymerase sigma factor encodes MAPEEAAMLVGAAANGDRSAWDALVDAYGGLIWTVARNHRLSPGDAGDISQTTWLRLVENIDRLSDPSRVGAWLATTARRECLRLLGRAKRTVLSGEELDPATDRLRLATPEADAALLAAEQEAEMRQAFGRLTPRCRELLQLLLLDPAPSYDEISAALDIPIGSIGPTRGRCLEKLRAIVEGTGINPATAGSS; translated from the coding sequence CTGGCGCCGGAGGAAGCGGCGATGCTCGTGGGCGCCGCCGCCAACGGGGACCGGAGCGCCTGGGACGCGCTCGTCGACGCCTACGGCGGCCTGATCTGGACCGTCGCCCGCAATCACCGGCTGAGCCCCGGTGACGCCGGTGACATCAGCCAGACGACCTGGCTGCGGCTGGTGGAGAACATCGACCGGCTGAGCGACCCGAGCCGGGTGGGCGCCTGGCTCGCCACGACCGCGCGCCGGGAATGCCTCCGCCTGCTGGGCCGGGCGAAGCGCACCGTGCTCTCCGGCGAGGAACTCGACCCGGCGACCGACCGGCTCCGCCTGGCGACCCCCGAGGCGGACGCCGCCCTGCTCGCCGCCGAGCAGGAGGCCGAGATGCGTCAGGCCTTCGGACGGCTCACCCCGCGCTGCCGGGAGCTGCTGCAGTTGCTCCTGCTCGACCCGGCGCCCAGCTACGACGAGATCTCGGCGGCGCTGGACATCCCGATCGGCAGCATCGGCCCCACCCGTGGCCGTTGCTTGGAGAAATTGCGGGCAATCGTCGAGGGCACGGGTATCAATCCGGCGACTGCCGGCTCTTCCTAG
- the pth gene encoding aminoacyl-tRNA hydrolase yields the protein MAATEAGADGPWLVIGLGNPGPRYAGNRHNVGQMVVDLLAERVGGRFTKHKSRADVVEGRLGGHRVVLAKPLSYMNESGGPVAGLRSYYRVLPERTIVVHDELDIPFDTVRLKRGGGDNGHNGLRSISTSLGTKDYLRVRVGIGRPPGRQDPADFVLRDFSGTERKDLPFLVDTAADAVEALFGADLATVQNTFHAK from the coding sequence GTGGCGGCCACTGAGGCAGGCGCCGACGGCCCCTGGCTCGTCATCGGGCTGGGCAACCCCGGCCCGCGCTACGCCGGCAACCGGCACAACGTCGGCCAGATGGTCGTCGACCTGCTCGCCGAACGGGTCGGTGGCCGGTTCACCAAGCACAAGTCCCGTGCCGACGTGGTCGAGGGCAGGCTCGGTGGGCACCGGGTGGTGCTGGCGAAGCCGCTCTCGTACATGAACGAGTCCGGCGGTCCGGTCGCCGGGCTGCGGAGCTACTACCGCGTCTTGCCGGAGCGGACGATCGTCGTCCACGACGAGCTCGACATCCCGTTCGACACCGTCCGGCTCAAGCGCGGCGGTGGTGACAACGGCCACAACGGGCTGCGCTCGATCTCGACGTCGCTGGGCACCAAGGACTACCTCCGCGTCCGGGTAGGGATCGGCCGGCCGCCCGGCAGGCAGGACCCGGCCGACTTCGTGCTGCGGGACTTCAGCGGGACCGAGCGCAAAGACCTGCCGTTCCTCGTCGACACGGCGGCCGACGCCGTCGAGGCGCTGTTCGGCGCCGACCTCGCGACCGTGCAGAACACGTTCCACGCGAAGTAG
- a CDS encoding 50S ribosomal protein L25/general stress protein Ctc, with product MSEVRIAAEPRTEFGKGGARRTRRAGKIPAVLYGHGQAPRHIALPAREFAAAIKHGANTLLTIEIDGGKELALPKAVQRDPIKATIDHVDLLLVRKGEKVTVELALVLTGQVQRGGLVNQDLTTLTVEAEATNIPDGVEVNIDGLEIGKHLLAKDIELPKGVTLVTDPEAGVVGVVAQQSAAQAEAEMEAAEAEAGIERDEKQTADA from the coding sequence GTGTCCGAGGTCCGAATCGCCGCCGAGCCGCGCACTGAGTTCGGCAAGGGCGGCGCACGCCGCACGCGCCGGGCCGGAAAGATCCCCGCCGTGCTGTACGGGCACGGTCAGGCGCCTCGTCACATCGCCCTGCCGGCCCGCGAATTCGCCGCCGCGATCAAGCACGGTGCCAACACCCTGCTGACGATAGAGATCGACGGTGGCAAGGAGCTGGCGCTGCCCAAGGCCGTCCAGCGCGACCCGATCAAGGCCACCATTGACCACGTCGACCTGCTGCTCGTCCGCAAGGGCGAGAAGGTCACGGTCGAGCTGGCGCTCGTCCTCACCGGCCAGGTGCAGCGGGGTGGCCTGGTCAACCAGGACCTCACCACGCTCACGGTCGAGGCCGAGGCCACCAACATCCCGGACGGTGTCGAGGTCAACATCGACGGTCTGGAGATCGGTAAGCACCTGCTGGCCAAGGACATCGAGCTGCCCAAGGGCGTCACGCTGGTGACCGACCCCGAGGCCGGGGTCGTCGGTGTCGTCGCCCAGCAGAGCGCCGCGCAGGCCGAGGCCGAGATGGAGGCCGCTGAGGCAGAGGCGGGCATCGAGCGGGACGAGAAGCAGACCGCCGACGCCTGA
- a CDS encoding ribose-phosphate diphosphokinase, with product MALHAKSRKSLVLLSGRAAPELAAEIAVDLETGVTPTRALEFASGELFVRFEESVRGSDAFIIQSMCAPVNQHLMEVLLMLDAAKRGSAKRVTVVLPFYPYARQDKKHQGREPISARLVADLLRTAGADRILTVDLHTAQIQGFFDGPVDHLFALSLLAEYVKERYAGRDLTVVAPDSGRVRVAERWTDVLGGTPLAFIHKTRDPLVPNQVVMNRVVGEVKGRTCILVDDMIDTGGTIAKAADALKQEGAADVVVAATHGVLSDPATERLKNGPISEVILTNTLPIPPEKELDKLTVLSIAPLIARAIREVFDDGSVTSLFGGAS from the coding sequence ATGGCACTTCACGCCAAGAGCCGCAAGAGCTTGGTGCTCCTGTCCGGTCGGGCCGCGCCTGAGCTCGCCGCGGAGATCGCTGTCGATCTCGAGACCGGGGTGACTCCCACCCGGGCCCTCGAGTTCGCCTCCGGAGAGCTGTTCGTGCGGTTCGAGGAGTCCGTGCGCGGGTCGGACGCCTTCATCATCCAGAGCATGTGCGCGCCGGTGAACCAGCACCTGATGGAGGTGCTGCTCATGCTGGACGCCGCCAAGCGCGGCTCGGCGAAGCGGGTCACCGTCGTGCTGCCGTTCTATCCGTACGCGCGGCAGGACAAGAAGCACCAGGGGCGCGAGCCGATCTCCGCGCGCCTGGTCGCCGACCTGCTCCGTACCGCCGGCGCCGACCGGATCCTGACGGTCGACCTGCACACGGCCCAGATCCAGGGCTTCTTCGACGGGCCGGTCGACCACCTGTTCGCGCTGTCGCTGCTGGCGGAGTACGTCAAGGAGCGGTACGCGGGCCGGGACCTGACCGTGGTGGCCCCGGACTCCGGGCGGGTGCGGGTCGCGGAGCGGTGGACGGACGTCCTCGGCGGTACGCCGCTGGCGTTCATCCACAAGACGCGGGACCCGCTGGTGCCGAACCAGGTCGTCATGAACCGGGTCGTCGGTGAGGTGAAGGGGCGCACCTGCATCCTCGTCGACGACATGATCGACACCGGCGGCACGATCGCGAAGGCCGCCGACGCGCTGAAGCAGGAGGGGGCCGCGGACGTCGTCGTCGCGGCCACCCACGGGGTGCTGTCCGACCCGGCCACCGAGCGGCTGAAGAACGGCCCGATCAGTGAGGTGATCCTCACGAACACGCTGCCGATCCCGCCGGAGAAGGAACTCGACAAGCTGACCGTGCTGTCGATCGCTCCGCTGATCGCCCGCGCGATCCGCGAGGTCTTCGACGACGGCTCCGTCACCTCCCTCTTCGGCGGCGCCTCTTAG
- the glmU gene encoding bifunctional UDP-N-acetylglucosamine diphosphorylase/glucosamine-1-phosphate N-acetyltransferase GlmU: MTSPARPAAVVVLAAGEGTRMKSDTPKVLHELCGRSLVGHVLAAAGRLEPAHLAVVVGFQRERVTAHVTGLDGRVVTAVQDQQLGTGHAVRCALAELPDLDGPIVVLNGDTPLLTAETLQALVNGHVEAGNAATVLTASVPDPTGLGRIVRDAEGRVRRIVEHRDATAEERTIAEINSGMFAFDAKHLRAMLDRLTTDNDQGQEYLTDVLGLLVEDGHPVAAMVAPDYRETLGCNDRVEFAGLRALLRDRLVTAAMRAGATVIDPASVWFDVDVVVGRDVTIHPNVQLRGATVIEDRAEIGPDTTLIDTTVGAGATVVRAHATQAEIGPEASVGPYAYLRPGSVLARKAKVGTYVETKNARIGEGSKVPHLTYVGDATIGEHSNIGAASVFVNYDGVKKHHTTIGDHCRTGSDNMFVAPVSVGDGAYTAAGSVITEDVPPGAMAVARARQRNVEGWVERRRPGTAAADAAAAARRVASGEGTVEGSIPPATTDIPGSGQ, translated from the coding sequence GTGACGAGCCCGGCCCGCCCGGCTGCCGTCGTGGTCCTCGCCGCCGGCGAAGGAACCCGGATGAAGTCCGACACCCCCAAGGTCCTCCACGAGCTGTGCGGTCGCAGCCTGGTGGGGCACGTGCTCGCGGCCGCAGGCCGGCTCGAGCCCGCACACCTGGCGGTCGTCGTCGGCTTCCAGCGTGAACGTGTCACCGCGCACGTGACCGGCCTCGACGGCCGGGTCGTGACCGCGGTGCAGGACCAGCAGCTCGGCACCGGCCACGCGGTCCGCTGCGCGCTGGCCGAGCTGCCCGACCTGGACGGTCCGATCGTCGTGCTCAACGGCGACACCCCGCTGCTCACCGCCGAGACCCTGCAGGCGCTGGTCAACGGCCACGTGGAGGCGGGCAACGCCGCCACCGTGCTCACCGCGTCAGTGCCCGACCCCACCGGCCTCGGCCGGATCGTGCGGGACGCCGAGGGCCGGGTACGGCGGATCGTCGAGCACCGCGACGCCACCGCCGAGGAGCGGACGATCGCCGAGATCAACTCCGGCATGTTCGCGTTCGACGCTAAGCACCTGCGGGCCATGCTCGACCGGCTCACCACCGACAACGACCAGGGCCAGGAGTACCTGACCGACGTGCTGGGCCTGCTCGTCGAGGACGGGCACCCGGTCGCCGCGATGGTCGCGCCCGACTACCGCGAGACGCTCGGCTGCAACGACCGGGTCGAGTTCGCCGGCCTGCGCGCGCTGCTGCGCGACCGGCTGGTCACCGCCGCGATGCGGGCGGGCGCCACCGTCATCGACCCGGCCAGCGTCTGGTTCGACGTGGACGTCGTCGTCGGGCGGGACGTCACGATCCACCCGAACGTCCAGCTCCGGGGCGCGACCGTGATCGAGGACCGCGCCGAGATCGGACCGGACACGACGCTGATCGACACCACGGTCGGGGCCGGTGCCACGGTCGTCCGGGCCCACGCCACCCAGGCCGAGATCGGCCCGGAGGCCTCCGTCGGCCCGTACGCCTACCTGCGGCCGGGGTCGGTGCTGGCTCGCAAGGCCAAGGTGGGGACGTACGTCGAGACGAAGAACGCGCGGATCGGCGAGGGCTCGAAGGTGCCTCATCTCACGTATGTGGGCGATGCCACGATCGGTGAGCACTCGAACATCGGCGCGGCGAGCGTGTTCGTCAACTACGACGGTGTGAAGAAACACCACACTACGATCGGTGATCACTGCCGTACCGGTAGCGACAACATGTTCGTCGCTCCGGTATCGGTCGGTGACGGCGCGTACACGGCGGCCGGTTCGGTCATCACCGAGGACGTTCCGCCGGGCGCGATGGCGGTCGCGAGGGCGCGTCAGCGCAACGTCGAGGGGTGGGTCGAACGGCGCCGACCAGGCACAGCGGCGGCCGACGCGGCGGCGGCTGCTCGGCGCGTCGCTTCCGGGGAGGGTACCGTCGAGGGGTCGATTCCTCCTGCCACAACCGACATCCCCGGCTCTGGGCAGTGA
- a CDS encoding fatty acid desaturase: MTPTTAAAAEATATPAPEGTEAAATETKRSGQRPLIFGRKGNIEIAFLWFFVVAPFVALLAAVPWAWGWGLTWTDVAIFAVFYITTGFGVTVGFHRYLTHGAFKAKRWLRIALTIAGTMSIEGAPIRWVADHRRHHQYSDMEGDPHSPWRFGESTKGLVKGLVWAHVGWLFERDNSNARRFAPDLIRDPDIKRIQKNFVPIMLFSLFGPAVIGGLVTWSWWGAVTAYFWASLVRIALVHHVTWAVNSVCHVVGEQPYRSNDKAHNYWPLAILSFGESWHNSHHADPTCARHGVDRGQIDLSARLIWVFEKFGWAWDVRWPKRERFEARRVEKVAA, encoded by the coding sequence TTGACTCCGACGACCGCAGCGGCCGCAGAGGCGACCGCCACTCCGGCTCCGGAGGGGACCGAGGCCGCCGCAACCGAAACCAAGCGTTCCGGTCAGCGTCCGCTCATTTTCGGGCGTAAGGGCAACATCGAGATCGCGTTCCTGTGGTTCTTCGTCGTGGCGCCCTTCGTGGCGCTCCTCGCGGCCGTGCCGTGGGCCTGGGGCTGGGGCCTCACCTGGACCGACGTCGCCATCTTCGCGGTCTTCTACATCACTACCGGGTTCGGCGTGACGGTCGGTTTCCACCGCTACCTCACGCACGGCGCGTTCAAGGCCAAGCGCTGGCTGCGGATCGCGCTGACCATCGCCGGCACGATGTCGATCGAGGGCGCGCCGATCCGCTGGGTCGCCGACCACCGTCGGCACCACCAGTACAGCGACATGGAGGGTGACCCGCACTCGCCGTGGCGTTTCGGCGAGTCGACCAAGGGCCTGGTCAAGGGCCTGGTCTGGGCGCACGTCGGGTGGCTGTTCGAGCGGGACAACTCCAACGCTCGCCGGTTCGCGCCGGACCTGATCCGCGACCCGGACATCAAGCGGATCCAGAAGAACTTCGTGCCGATCATGCTGTTCTCGCTGTTCGGCCCGGCCGTCATCGGTGGTCTGGTGACCTGGTCCTGGTGGGGCGCGGTCACCGCGTACTTCTGGGCGTCGCTGGTGCGGATCGCGCTGGTGCACCACGTCACCTGGGCCGTGAACTCGGTCTGCCACGTGGTCGGTGAGCAGCCGTACCGCTCCAACGACAAGGCTCACAACTACTGGCCGCTGGCGATCCTGAGCTTCGGCGAGTCGTGGCACAACTCCCACCACGCCGACCCGACCTGCGCGCGGCACGGCGTCGACCGGGGCCAGATCGACTTGTCGGCCCGCCTGATCTGGGTGTTCGAGAAGTTCGGCTGGGCCTGGGACGTCCGCTGGCCGAAGCGCGAGCGCTTCGAAGCACGGCGCGTCGAGAAGGTCGCCGCGTAA
- a CDS encoding TetR family transcriptional regulator — MTGKERREQLLTIARKLFADRGFEATSIEEIATRASVSKPVVYEHFGGKEGLYAVVVDREMRHLLDSITNALTGGHPRILLEQAALALLTYIEDETDGFRILVRDSPVATSAGTFSSLISDIASQAEYILAGEFKSRGYESKLAGLYSQALVGMVALTGQWWLEARKPNKEDVAAHLVNLAWNGLSNLEAKPRIRGPKDS, encoded by the coding sequence ATGACCGGCAAGGAACGACGCGAACAGCTGCTGACGATCGCCCGGAAGCTCTTCGCCGACCGCGGTTTCGAGGCCACTTCGATCGAGGAGATCGCCACCCGCGCCAGCGTCAGCAAGCCGGTGGTCTACGAGCACTTCGGCGGCAAGGAAGGGCTGTACGCCGTCGTCGTCGACCGCGAGATGCGACACCTGCTCGACAGCATCACGAACGCGCTGACCGGCGGGCACCCGCGAATCCTGCTGGAGCAGGCCGCGCTCGCGCTGCTCACCTACATCGAGGACGAGACCGACGGCTTCCGGATCCTGGTCCGGGATTCGCCGGTCGCCACCTCGGCCGGCACGTTCTCCAGCCTGATCAGCGACATCGCCAGCCAGGCCGAGTACATCCTGGCCGGCGAGTTCAAGAGCCGCGGTTACGAGAGCAAGCTCGCCGGCCTGTACTCGCAGGCGCTGGTGGGCATGGTCGCGCTGACCGGCCAGTGGTGGCTCGAGGCACGCAAGCCGAACAAGGAAGACGTGGCCGCCCACCTGGTGAACCTCGCCTGGAACGGCCTGTCCAACCTGGAGGCCAAGCCCCGTATCCGCGGGCCCAAGGACAGCTGA
- a CDS encoding ABC-F family ATP-binding cassette domain-containing protein yields the protein MAAINLVSVENVSVSHGTRTLLDQVSLGLGEAERIGVVGLNGAGKSTLLRVLTKAEQPDSGRVTHRGGLRLGHLTQSVVFPDDALVRDVVIGSAWLPAAFGAEHEWAGDARIRTVLDGLGLHTIGLDAPVRPLSGGERRRVALAALLVRDTDLLVLDEPTNHLDVEGVAWLAEYLVGRRGGLLVVTHDRWFLDAVCTRTWEVTDGQVEQYEGGYAAWVLARAERSRQAAAAEERRQNLMRKELAWLRRGAPARTSKPKFRIEAANALIADVPEPRDTVQLKRLAGTRIGKQVYDVEDASLSFGDRTILNRVTWRIGPGDRYALVGVNGAGKSTLLRLLAEQNRPDSGEVKVGKTVKAAYLSQEVVELPPTLRVLEAVEEVARRLTVGDRDLTASQLAEMFGFSSARQWTPVGDLSGGERRRLQLLRLLMAGPNVLLLDEPTNDLDIDTLQALEDLLDSWPGTLVVVSHDRYLVERVTDQVWALLGDGALRMLTGGIDEYLQRRAAAGAGSGRPGPASSGAGSPAGVGDGSDTAADGEAAGLSAADQRAAKKELSRLERQIAKLEERERKLHDRLAEHSTDFAKVAELDAELRGLQAEREAAEESWLELSEHV from the coding sequence ATGGCGGCCATCAACCTGGTCAGCGTGGAGAACGTCAGCGTCAGCCACGGCACCCGGACGCTGCTCGACCAGGTGTCGCTCGGGCTGGGGGAGGCCGAGCGGATCGGCGTCGTCGGCCTCAACGGCGCGGGCAAGTCGACGCTGCTGCGCGTCCTCACGAAGGCGGAACAGCCGGACTCCGGGCGGGTCACCCACCGCGGCGGCCTCCGCCTCGGTCACCTGACGCAGTCGGTCGTCTTCCCCGACGACGCGCTGGTGCGCGACGTCGTCATCGGGTCCGCCTGGCTGCCCGCCGCCTTCGGCGCCGAGCACGAGTGGGCCGGCGACGCGCGGATCCGGACCGTCCTCGACGGCCTGGGCCTGCACACGATCGGTCTGGACGCTCCGGTGCGGCCGTTGTCCGGTGGCGAACGCCGCCGGGTGGCGCTGGCGGCGCTGCTGGTCCGCGACACCGACCTGCTGGTGCTCGACGAGCCGACGAACCACCTCGACGTCGAGGGTGTGGCCTGGCTGGCCGAGTACCTGGTGGGCCGGCGGGGCGGGCTCCTCGTCGTGACGCACGACCGCTGGTTCCTCGACGCGGTCTGCACCCGGACCTGGGAGGTGACCGACGGTCAGGTCGAGCAGTACGAGGGTGGGTACGCCGCCTGGGTCCTGGCGCGTGCCGAGCGGTCCCGGCAGGCCGCCGCAGCCGAGGAACGCCGCCAGAACCTGATGCGCAAGGAGCTGGCCTGGCTGCGGCGCGGCGCGCCCGCTCGCACCAGCAAGCCGAAGTTCCGGATCGAGGCCGCGAACGCCCTGATCGCGGACGTCCCCGAGCCGCGCGACACGGTTCAGCTCAAGCGGCTGGCCGGCACCCGGATCGGCAAGCAGGTCTACGACGTCGAGGACGCGTCGCTGAGCTTCGGCGACCGGACGATCCTGAACCGGGTCACCTGGCGGATCGGGCCGGGCGACCGGTACGCGCTGGTCGGCGTCAACGGCGCGGGCAAGTCGACCCTGCTGCGCCTTCTCGCCGAGCAGAACCGCCCCGACTCGGGCGAGGTGAAGGTCGGCAAGACCGTGAAGGCGGCGTACCTGTCCCAGGAGGTCGTCGAGCTACCGCCGACGCTGCGTGTGCTGGAGGCGGTGGAGGAGGTGGCCCGGCGGCTGACCGTCGGCGACCGCGACCTCACGGCCTCCCAGCTCGCGGAGATGTTCGGGTTCTCCTCCGCCCGGCAGTGGACGCCGGTCGGCGACCTCTCCGGCGGTGAACGTCGGCGCTTGCAACTGCTGCGTCTGCTGATGGCCGGGCCGAACGTCCTGCTGCTGGACGAGCCGACCAACGACCTCGACATCGACACGCTCCAGGCGCTGGAGGACCTGCTGGACTCCTGGCCGGGGACGCTGGTCGTCGTCAGCCACGACCGCTACCTGGTCGAACGCGTCACCGATCAGGTGTGGGCGCTGCTCGGCGACGGGGCGCTGCGAATGCTGACCGGCGGGATCGACGAGTACCTCCAGCGACGCGCGGCCGCGGGCGCCGGTAGCGGTCGGCCGGGCCCCGCATCGTCGGGAGCCGGTAGTCCCGCCGGCGTGGGTGACGGATCCGACACGGCGGCCGATGGGGAGGCGGCAGGACTGTCCGCGGCCGACCAGCGCGCCGCGAAGAAGGAGCTCAGCCGGCTCGAGCGGCAGATCGCGAAGCTGGAGGAGCGCGAGCGGAAGCTGCACGACCGGCTGGCCGAGCACTCGACCGATTTTGCGAAGGTCGCCGAGCTGGACGCCGAGCTGCGCGGTCTGCAGGCGGAGCGCGAGGCGGCTGAGGAATCATGGTTGGAGCTCTCCGAGCACGTGTGA